Proteins encoded in a region of the Podarcis muralis chromosome 2, rPodMur119.hap1.1, whole genome shotgun sequence genome:
- the LIMA1 gene encoding LIM domain and actin-binding protein 1 isoform X2, protein MEPSPFNRRQWTSHSLRITAKELSFVNKNKSSALMERFSKYQKAAEEATAEKKRSNTENLPPHFKRGTLSVLKKKWENPPLGTEARKEALRSSCAEVRQKSVSPGGGIEGSAASLAETDKGPGIGPGLRLRSSSGVIGRFRYPSVDSEEAKAHSPESGKMENCLRESRQEVGKPEANENPDSSGKIEKCSVPLSRLKMMFERGDASQTKQVFRDQGRVAGGRRISENSFSSEDLDFSSGERSHNVSGHPLCISPTSSLEKAESRKNQEMPRLSETSIKDRLAKYQAAVSKQGSSGGLVISIVDGLNSSLCEDGTPGFKFQKETEAPRSVYAKQQSPDSRASSQTDTSPPKAVKKFQLPAKESCVACKKTVYPMERLFANQQVYHISCFRCSYCNSKLTIGTYASLHGNVYCKPHFNQLFKAKGNYDEGFGHKPHKELWASKTESEESQEKPASVGNAEEGPQSPGVEDAPIAKVGILAATMEAKAAGLLEKEERPAETKKLKIAWPPPPEQGSQGSVLEEGIKVLKPKWPPEDEITKPDLQEDVDQDLKKLRRSSSLKERSRPFTVAASFRTISVKSNRTENASPPKAERSTVRQTEEPAPELAVESKPEGKSNVADPHLGEGEKELDGGKGEEADGEEILVENGQRSGDTDEEEEENTAGEPASLEKEAPFHTPPKHSVLNSTAVKEFSASPNRKSQDVGFFEGEDLEELTVEEQIKRNRYYGEEEEDEE, encoded by the exons AACACAGAAAACCTCCCCCCTCATTTCAAAAGGGGGACCCTCAGCGTCCTGAAGAAAAAGTGGGAGAACCCGCCGCTGGGGACAGAGGCTCGGAAGGAAGCTCTCCGAAGCAGCTGCGCTGAGGTTAGGCAGAAGTCTGTCAGCCCCGGTGGTGGAATTGAAGGCAGCGCCGCTTCCCTAGCCGAAACTGACAAAGGCCCGGGGATTGGTCCCGGCTTGCGGCTCCGTTCCTCTTCCGGAGTGATTGGCCGGTTCAGATATCCCAGTGTTGACAGCGAGGAGGCGAAAGCCCATTCGCCCGAGAGTGGGAAAATGGAAAATTGCCTTAGAGAATCCAGACAAGAAGTAGGAAAGCCTGAGGCCAATGAAAACCCAGATTCTTCAGGGAAAATAGAGAAATGTAGCGTTCCTCTGAGCAGGCTAAAGATGATGTTTGAGAGGGGGGATGCGAGCCAGACGAAG caggttTTTCGTGACCAAGGCAGGGTTGCTGGTGGTAGGAGAATCTCGGAGAACAGCTTTTCCTCGGAAGACCTTGACTTCAGTTCCGGAGAAAGAAGCCACAATGTCTCAG GTCATCCGCTGTGCATCTCTCCGACATCAAGCCTGGagaaagcagagagcaggaagAATCAGGAGATGCCTCGCTTGTCGGAAACATCCATCAAGGATCGGCTTGCTAAGTACCAGGCAGCGGTCTCCAAGCAGGGCAGCTCTGGTGGTCTTGTG ATTTCCATAGTAGATGGTCTGAATTCCAGTCTCTGCGAAGATGGCACTC CTGGGTTCAAGTTCCAGAAAGAAACGGAAGCCCCAAGGTCTGTCTATGCCAAACAACAAAGTCCCGATTCTAGAGCATCTAGCCAGACGGACACCTCTCCCCCAAAAGCCGTGAAG AAGTTCCAGTTGCCGGCTAAGGAAAGTTGTGTTGCATGTAAGAAGACTGTCTACCCAATGGAGCGTCTCTTTGCCAACCAGCAAGTATACCATATCAGCTGTTTCCGCTGTTCTTACTGCAACAGCAAACTCAC CATTGGAACGTATGCATCTCTGCATGGGAACGTATACTGCAAGCCTCATTTTAACCAGCTCTTCAAGGCCAAAGGCAACTACGACGAAGGCTTTGGGCATAAGCCACACAAGGAGCTGTGGGCAAGCAAAACCGAGAGCGAAGAATCCCAGGAGAAACCCGCCAGCGTTGGAAACGCTGAGGAAGGCCCCCAGAGTCCGGGCGTGGAAGATGCCCCGATTGCAAAAGTTGGGATTCTGGCAGCCACCATGGAAGCAAAAGCCGCCGGTTTGCTCGAGAAGGAAGAGAGGCCGGCGGAAACCAAGAAGCTGAAGATTGCTTGGCCGCCTCCTCCTGAACAAGGCAGCCAAGGAAGTGTTTTGGAAGAAGGCATCAAGGTGCTGAAGCCCAAGTGGCCCCCGGAAGATGAAATCACTAAGCCAGATCTTCAGGAAGACGTGGACCAAGACCTTAAAAAGCTGCGGCGGTCGTCGTCGCTGAAAGAAAGGAGCCGTCCGTTTACAGTCGCTGCCTCATTTAGAACCATATCCGTAAAGAGCAATAGAACTGAAAACGCGTCTCCTCCCAAGGCTGAAAGGAGCACGGTCAGGCAAACTGAGGAACCGGCGCCGGAATTGGCAGTGGAAAGCAAGCCAGAGGGAAAGAGCAACGTGGCTGATCCACACCTGGGCGAGGGGGAGAAAGAGCTggatggggggaaaggagaagaagCGGATGGCGAAGAGATCTTGGTTGAAAACGGCCAGAGGAGTGGCGACAcggatgaggaagaagaagaaaatactgcAGGAGAGCCAGCATCGCTGGAGAAGGAAGCGCCATTCCATACGCCCCCTAAACATTCCGTCTTGAATTCAACCGCTGTAAAAGAATTCTCCGCTAGCCCCAATCGCAAATCCCAAGACGTTGGGTTTTTTGAAGGTGAAGACCTTGAAGAATTGACTGTGGAGGAGCAGATCAAGCGGAACAGATACTACGGCGAAGAGGAAGAAGACGAGGAATAA